TCTCGGCGAAGAGAGCTACGTCCCGGTCTGAGGTTACGACTATAATCCCTCCGCGTTTTTCCGAGGCCAGGCGCTTGAGAACTTCGTCTGCTTTCTCCCCCGGTTTGGAAAAGATCACCTCGATCCCGCCAAATCGATCTCGATGCCCGGCCAAACGCCCTTCTTGCCGGCCATCGAAAACCACTATAATGGAATGACCTTTAAGGCGCTTGTATTTCCTTAATTGTTCGCACAG
This sequence is a window from Deltaproteobacteria bacterium. Protein-coding genes within it:
- a CDS encoding NYN domain-containing protein, which gives rise to LCEQLRKYKRLKGHSIIVVFDGRQEGRLAGHRDRFGGIEVIFSKPGEKADEVLKRLASEKRGGIIVVTSDRDVALFAEKKGATTISVFDLAEKMEMAQFYALKGSQEEPMAPLRSVAPTKKGPSHRLPKGKRKATAAFKKL